One genomic window of Alkalispirochaeta americana includes the following:
- the trpS gene encoding tryptophan--tRNA ligase encodes MQKPRILTGDRPTGRLHLGHYVGSLQNRVKLQDQYECFFIIADLHTLTTRPEKTAIQEIAGNAREMVLDYLAAGVDPQISTVYLQSAVPEIYELNLLFEMLVTVPRLQRLPSLKDMARSANLQEMPFGLLGYPILQSGDILLPRAHLVPVGKDNEAHVELTREIARRFNHLYGEVFPIPEVLVGDVPTLVGTDGKAKMSKSLNNTIYLSDDATAVEKKVRGMFTDPNRVSADVPGTVEGNPVFIYHRIFNPDTAEVADLEERYRSGTVGDVEVKQRLAEALNRFLDPLRERRAAYEAEKGLVDKIILEGTLRVREEARQTLAEVRKATGLGGVWNSIRRKAEKAAR; translated from the coding sequence GTGCAGAAGCCTCGCATTCTCACAGGAGATCGTCCTACCGGGAGGCTCCATCTTGGTCACTACGTCGGTTCTTTACAGAACCGGGTAAAGCTCCAGGATCAGTACGAGTGTTTCTTTATTATTGCAGACCTGCATACCCTGACCACCCGCCCCGAAAAAACCGCTATCCAGGAGATCGCCGGGAACGCTCGGGAAATGGTGCTGGACTACCTGGCGGCCGGTGTCGACCCCCAAATTTCTACAGTGTATCTCCAAAGTGCGGTGCCCGAGATATACGAACTGAACCTTCTCTTCGAGATGCTTGTGACCGTTCCCCGCCTTCAAAGGCTCCCCAGTCTGAAAGACATGGCGCGCAGTGCAAACTTGCAGGAGATGCCCTTCGGGCTTTTGGGGTACCCGATCCTTCAAAGCGGTGACATTCTGCTTCCCCGGGCGCACCTGGTGCCGGTGGGGAAGGACAACGAAGCTCACGTAGAGCTGACCCGCGAGATTGCCCGCCGTTTCAACCACCTCTACGGTGAGGTCTTTCCGATTCCTGAGGTCCTGGTGGGAGATGTCCCCACTCTGGTAGGGACCGACGGCAAGGCAAAAATGTCGAAATCGCTGAACAATACAATTTATCTCTCCGATGATGCCACGGCTGTGGAGAAAAAAGTCCGGGGTATGTTCACCGATCCCAACCGAGTCAGTGCTGATGTGCCAGGTACCGTCGAGGGAAACCCCGTGTTTATCTACCATCGAATCTTCAATCCCGACACGGCCGAGGTGGCAGATCTGGAAGAACGCTACCGGTCCGGCACAGTGGGGGATGTGGAAGTAAAACAGCGTCTGGCAGAGGCTCTGAACCGATTTCTGGACCCTCTCCGGGAGCGCCGCGCTGCCTACGAGGCTGAAAAAGGCCTGGTGGACAAGATTATCCTGGAGGGGACCCTGCGGGTTCGCGAGGAAGCTCGTCAGACCCTTGCGGAGGTTCGGAAGGCCACCGGTCTGGGCGGAGTTTGGAACAGTATTCGCCGCAAGGCAGAGAAGGCGGCCCGATAA
- a CDS encoding endonuclease III: MDSSLAGVALSQARLAQFRETVWAVYHRHYRPMEWRSDPSPYRVFISEIMLQQTQVSRVAQKFPPFVERFPGFRELAEAPFPEVLTVWSGLGYNRRARYAQESARKILEDQGGHLPRDTKVLQTLPGIGPNTAGSIAAFAFNEPVVFIETNIRRVFLEHFFPHREKVHDREILPLVEAALEKDRSREWYWALMDYGVLLARTGKNANRRSAHYAVQSPFEGSDRQIRGALLRLLLEKGEVVAQEIPEYLGVAPERADSVLDRLAREGLLEQNGQGRVCLIS; this comes from the coding sequence ATGGATTCATCTCTGGCCGGGGTAGCTCTGTCGCAGGCCCGGTTGGCCCAGTTCCGGGAGACGGTCTGGGCTGTGTATCACCGTCATTACCGACCCATGGAGTGGCGCAGCGATCCCTCGCCGTACCGGGTTTTTATCTCGGAGATTATGCTCCAGCAAACGCAGGTTTCCCGGGTAGCTCAAAAGTTTCCTCCCTTCGTTGAGCGTTTCCCCGGGTTTCGGGAGCTTGCAGAGGCGCCTTTTCCTGAGGTTCTCACTGTTTGGAGTGGCCTGGGGTACAACCGCCGTGCCCGCTACGCCCAGGAATCGGCCCGAAAAATTCTGGAAGACCAGGGGGGGCATCTACCTCGAGACACCAAGGTGCTTCAGACCCTGCCGGGGATCGGGCCAAATACGGCTGGTTCCATCGCGGCCTTTGCCTTTAACGAGCCGGTCGTTTTTATCGAAACAAACATCCGGCGAGTCTTTCTGGAACATTTTTTCCCCCATCGGGAGAAGGTCCACGACAGGGAGATCCTTCCGTTGGTCGAGGCGGCTCTGGAGAAAGATCGCTCCCGGGAGTGGTATTGGGCACTCATGGACTACGGTGTTCTGTTGGCGCGGACCGGCAAGAATGCAAACCGGCGCAGTGCCCACTACGCGGTCCAGTCGCCCTTCGAGGGGAGCGATCGGCAGATTCGGGGAGCCCTCCTGAGGCTGTTGCTGGAAAAGGGGGAGGTTGTGGCCCAGGAAATCCCGGAGTATTTGGGGGTGGCTCCCGAGCGGGCCGATTCTGTCCTTGATCGGCTCGCCCGGGAGGGCCTTCTGGAGCAGAACGGTCAGGGAAGGGTCTGCCTCATTTCGTGA